From Rhodamnia argentea isolate NSW1041297 chromosome 10, ASM2092103v1, whole genome shotgun sequence, a single genomic window includes:
- the LOC115732684 gene encoding protein N-lysine methyltransferase METTL21A isoform X1 — protein MHTRREGGTERHRAMKFTDSPVIELQVGNTRLSLQQDNGSMHVGTSVWPCSLVLVKFLDRWARPHGPDRPNNPYADLLDFRGKRAVELGAGCGAAGMGLYLLGLADIVLTDIAPVMPALRHNLKRNKPVLHKTLKTSVLYWNNSDQIKSLNPPFDIVVAADVVYIEESVRHLVEAMAALVKSDGLVLLGYQLRSPEADKLFWELCEEVFVKEKVRHEDLHPEYAYEEADVFILRKKKDKEDELSFWRGIPSLGTTSS, from the exons ATGCACACgcggagagagggagggacagAGAGGCATAGAGCGATGAAGTTCACGGACTCGCCGGTGATCGAGCTCCAGGTGGGCAACACGCGCCTCTCCCTCCAGCAAGACAACGGCTCCATGCACGTCGGCACCTCCGTCTGGCCCTGCTCCCTCGTCCTCGTCAAGTTCCTCGACCGCTGGGCCCGGCCCCACGGCCCGGACCGCCCCAACAACCCCTACGCCGACCTCCTCGACTTCCGAGGCAAGCGCGCCGTCGAGCTCGGCGCCGGCTGCGGTGCCGCCGGCATGGGCCTCTACCTCCTCGGCCTCGCCGACATCGTCCTCACCGACATCGCCCCCGTCATGCCGGCGCTCCGCCACAACCTCAAGCGCAACAAGCCCGTCCTCCACAAGACCCTGAAGACCTCCGTCCTCTACTGGAACAACAGTGACCAGATCAAATCCCTGAACCCGCCCTTCGACATCGTGGTCGCCGCCGACGTGGTGTACATCGAAGAGTCGGTGAGGCACCTGGTGGAGGCCATGGCGGCGCTGGTGAAGAGCGACGGCTTGGTGCTGCTGGGATACCAGTTGAGGTCGCCGGAGGCGGATAAGCTGTTCTGGGAGCTGTGTGAGGAGGTGTTCGTGAAGGAGAAGGTGAGGCACGAGGATTTGCATCCCGAGTACGCCTACGAGGAGGCTGATGTGTTCATCCTTaggaagaagaaggacaaggagGACGAGTTG TCCTTCTGGAGAGGCATCCCCTCCCTTGGAACTACCTCCTCATAG
- the LOC115732684 gene encoding protein N-lysine methyltransferase METTL21A isoform X2: protein MHTRREGGTERHRAMKFTDSPVIELQVGNTRLSLQQDNGSMHVGTSVWPCSLVLVKFLDRWARPHGPDRPNNPYADLLDFRGKRAVELGAGCGAAGMGLYLLGLADIVLTDIAPVMPALRHNLKRNKPVLHKTLKTSVLYWNNSDQIKSLNPPFDIVVAADVVYIEESVRHLVEAMAALVKSDGLVLLGYQLRSPEADKLFWELCEEVFVKEKVRHEDLHPEYAYEEADVFILRKKKDKDGEDEL, encoded by the coding sequence ATGCACACgcggagagagggagggacagAGAGGCATAGAGCGATGAAGTTCACGGACTCGCCGGTGATCGAGCTCCAGGTGGGCAACACGCGCCTCTCCCTCCAGCAAGACAACGGCTCCATGCACGTCGGCACCTCCGTCTGGCCCTGCTCCCTCGTCCTCGTCAAGTTCCTCGACCGCTGGGCCCGGCCCCACGGCCCGGACCGCCCCAACAACCCCTACGCCGACCTCCTCGACTTCCGAGGCAAGCGCGCCGTCGAGCTCGGCGCCGGCTGCGGTGCCGCCGGCATGGGCCTCTACCTCCTCGGCCTCGCCGACATCGTCCTCACCGACATCGCCCCCGTCATGCCGGCGCTCCGCCACAACCTCAAGCGCAACAAGCCCGTCCTCCACAAGACCCTGAAGACCTCCGTCCTCTACTGGAACAACAGTGACCAGATCAAATCCCTGAACCCGCCCTTCGACATCGTGGTCGCCGCCGACGTGGTGTACATCGAAGAGTCGGTGAGGCACCTGGTGGAGGCCATGGCGGCGCTGGTGAAGAGCGACGGCTTGGTGCTGCTGGGATACCAGTTGAGGTCGCCGGAGGCGGATAAGCTGTTCTGGGAGCTGTGTGAGGAGGTGTTCGTGAAGGAGAAGGTGAGGCACGAGGATTTGCATCCCGAGTACGCCTACGAGGAGGCTGATGTGTTCATCCTTaggaa